From one Pseudanabaena sp. FACHB-2040 genomic stretch:
- a CDS encoding WecB/TagA/CpsF family glycosyltransferase: MESEDATVVQSPCPAKTIVGVRIDGTNYDDACDRITHWATLPTSCYIVAANVHVVMTAYWNRAYREVLSQAALVTPDGMPLVLGLRLLGCADQRRVYGPDLMLAWCDRTARLGLPIYLYGGTPVMLQKLAHHLTTTYPGLIIAGSHAPPFRPLSAEEEAEDRDRIHQSGARVVFVGLGCPKQEQWMARQQGQLQAVMIGVGAAFSFFSGEVTQAPRWMMCWGLEWLYRFSQEPGRLWRRYLINNPAFILLFSWQLLGHKLSHRFVKKPLR; the protein is encoded by the coding sequence ATGGAATCCGAAGACGCCACCGTAGTACAGTCTCCATGCCCTGCTAAAACCATTGTAGGTGTGCGAATTGACGGCACCAACTATGACGATGCCTGCGATCGCATCACCCACTGGGCTACCCTTCCCACCTCCTGCTACATCGTCGCTGCCAATGTCCATGTGGTTATGACTGCCTATTGGAATCGAGCCTACCGGGAAGTGCTCAGCCAAGCTGCCTTGGTTACCCCCGACGGTATGCCGCTGGTGCTGGGGCTGCGGTTGCTGGGCTGTGCAGATCAAAGGCGGGTGTATGGGCCTGACCTGATGCTGGCCTGGTGCGATCGCACGGCTCGCTTGGGTCTGCCGATTTACCTCTATGGCGGCACCCCGGTGATGCTGCAAAAGCTGGCCCATCACCTAACGACTACCTATCCCGGCCTCATCATTGCAGGCAGTCATGCGCCGCCCTTTCGCCCTCTTTCTGCTGAGGAAGAAGCAGAAGATCGCGATCGCATTCACCAATCGGGGGCGCGAGTGGTTTTTGTCGGGCTGGGTTGCCCCAAGCAAGAGCAGTGGATGGCCCGTCAGCAGGGGCAGCTGCAGGCCGTCATGATCGGTGTAGGAGCGGCCTTTAGCTTCTTTAGCGGCGAGGTCACCCAGGCTCCCCGCTGGATGATGTGCTGGGGGCTGGAATGGCTCTACCGCTTTAGTCAAGAGCCAGGGCGGCTGTGGCGGCGCTATCTCATCAACAATCCGGCCTTTATTCTGTTATTTAGCTGGCAGCTGCTAGGTCACAAGTTGAGCCACCGCTTCGTTAAAAAACCTTTGCGGTGA
- a CDS encoding sugar transferase yields MDCYHAAPAYMKRQPHSPSTVRQDIRAPRSLRLKDMLSWQGQRSLVLVLSDSLALILAWQIARFLNQFFSPIPEQLVWWTWFSLPSLFWVFIAVTLLVFAQNGLYGSINQVKNYVRAGKLVSIVYLMSLVAIYFYDPKLDPPRSLFFSAWMGSVVLIIVSRLMVTGLLRPFEQAYARTKVFVIAPARRLKRLAEVLEKRSRYPIVGAALAATANSPSTYQAILASGAKLVLVEEIPAADLASALYWKLRRAGITMQLIPSSREMLYRRGVPEVVAGIPTLRLDAPLVGGWDYRCKRWMDFVGAAVGLLLLSPVFLAIAIAIRLDSPGPVFFRQERIGLHGKVFQVWKFRTMSTDAAQRQAELEQHNQTEDGILFKIKHDPRVTRIGHILRRTSLDELPQLFNVVLGQMSLVGPRPLPLRDVAQFDSWHHIRHQVLPGITGLWQVSGRSDIDSFDDAARLDLHYIDHWSLNLDLDILMETFRIVCLGKGAY; encoded by the coding sequence ATGGATTGTTATCACGCTGCGCCCGCTTATATGAAGCGACAGCCCCACTCACCCTCCACCGTCCGCCAAGACATCCGCGCTCCCCGGTCGCTGCGGCTTAAGGATATGCTCTCCTGGCAGGGGCAGCGGAGCTTAGTGCTGGTGCTGAGCGATAGTTTGGCCCTGATTTTGGCTTGGCAGATTGCCCGCTTTCTCAACCAGTTTTTCTCACCGATTCCAGAGCAGCTGGTGTGGTGGACTTGGTTTAGCCTGCCCAGCTTGTTCTGGGTCTTTATTGCCGTTACCCTGCTGGTATTTGCCCAAAACGGGCTCTACGGCTCCATTAACCAGGTCAAGAACTACGTTCGGGCAGGGAAGCTGGTCAGCATTGTCTACCTGATGTCTCTGGTGGCGATCTACTTTTACGACCCCAAGCTCGACCCACCCCGGTCTCTCTTCTTTTCAGCCTGGATGGGCAGCGTGGTGCTGATTATCGTATCGCGGCTGATGGTGACGGGGCTGCTGCGCCCCTTTGAGCAGGCTTACGCGCGCACCAAGGTATTTGTCATTGCTCCCGCCCGCCGCCTCAAGCGCCTGGCTGAAGTGCTGGAAAAGCGGTCTCGCTACCCGATTGTGGGGGCAGCCCTAGCTGCAACGGCTAATTCCCCCTCCACCTATCAGGCGATTCTGGCTTCGGGGGCGAAGCTGGTGCTGGTTGAGGAGATTCCAGCGGCGGATCTGGCCTCGGCTCTGTACTGGAAGCTGCGGCGGGCGGGCATTACGATGCAGCTGATTCCCTCTAGCCGGGAAATGCTTTACCGCCGGGGCGTGCCCGAAGTGGTGGCGGGCATTCCGACGCTGCGGCTAGATGCGCCCCTAGTAGGCGGTTGGGACTACCGCTGCAAGCGCTGGATGGATTTTGTCGGGGCCGCTGTTGGGCTGCTGCTGCTGTCGCCTGTATTTTTGGCAATTGCGATCGCAATTCGGCTCGATTCTCCTGGCCCAGTCTTTTTCCGGCAAGAGCGCATTGGCCTGCACGGCAAAGTCTTCCAGGTCTGGAAGTTTCGCACGATGAGCACCGATGCAGCCCAGCGACAGGCCGAACTAGAGCAGCACAACCAGACCGAAGACGGCATTCTCTTTAAGATCAAGCACGACCCCAGAGTGACGCGGATCGGTCACATCCTGCGGCGCACCAGCTTAGACGAGCTGCCTCAGCTCTTTAACGTAGTGCTGGGCCAGATGAGTTTGGTGGGTCCTCGGCCCCTACCGCTGCGGGATGTCGCTCAGTTCGACTCCTGGCACCATATCCGTCACCAGGTGCTGCCAGGGATTACTGGGCTTTGGCAGGTTTCGGGGCGCTCTGACATCGATAGCTTCGACGATGCTGCCCGACTTGATCTGCACTACATCGACCACTGGTCGCTCAACCTTGACCTAGATATTCTGATGGAAACCTTTCGGATCGTGTGCCTGGGTAAGGGCGCATACTAG
- a CDS encoding O-antigen ligase family protein, whose translation MPISVSQFSFKLSAWPSLLWGLGGLVVAVLVLFTWLPSSYYRMVEWPWIVIWQAGFWLAGLLLIGWLRRFKQAFQPLGYGLDAVLAATLGSVVLSGLASEFRPVALWNLTLVLGYGLLLYLGRQALNQAVLTRQKIWLGLVIVAAGTAAISLSLWRPDPAMWAAGNFATALRNPQPLGHHNFVGGYLALVLPLVGAFALAERGRWRGLGVGATVLTGVALYVSGSRGAAGGCLIWAVVTLGWATVTATGRDRWRRLAVGGSLLLLLLAGLLTNPRVQSWFAGLRLGQAGTAVAIADGPTLDRAFMLRLGLNILRDRPFLGVGPGVMGRVSNLYRPIETGEGLDHIQQLHNTPMQLAGELGLLGLALYIAWWVVVGRLWWRLYRLPQMAGYERILLYGIGGSFLAYGVASLTDYQLENIAIASTLTLNLLLLLSLAQRALPSPPELPQRQRRIASLSVLGILGLMIYTWLPFDLALAFGQSGTEAMIQTQFTQAENRWLKASQLAPWDPTFSALASERLLDLVAIMGPSISQSAFQDSLLTFSQQAVQAAPYDVWFNQNLAVLYQSQDLAVAEQFASRSAQLLPRNRNFTYCLLGQIYAAQGQLDRAVAAFTLEALVRPAFLTYPLWAEPDLEGLYPAVVQSTLLEYAALLALPPQSPHYNSTYSQWVLLRWWLGDSIADVDLSRLRPLVQAVLMAESDFDGALEQVEAALASGDPDLGLPLLAAWLEPDKYLGSYLQQANLDPDEAQLIEQNLRQNRRLRDWLTALVGPPPARYRGSLAFAYRNRSANQLEQMLQPLDLLTYTFIEKLDLWPDWPREFAALDQHIEQFRTRTLNLPHPTHNAFQLTPLPEFLSP comes from the coding sequence ATGCCCATTTCTGTCTCCCAATTCTCCTTTAAGCTCAGCGCTTGGCCCAGTCTCCTGTGGGGATTGGGCGGCCTTGTGGTGGCTGTGCTGGTGCTCTTTACCTGGCTGCCTTCGAGCTACTACCGCATGGTGGAATGGCCCTGGATTGTCATCTGGCAGGCAGGCTTTTGGCTGGCTGGGCTGCTGCTGATTGGCTGGCTGCGGCGGTTTAAGCAGGCATTTCAGCCGCTGGGCTATGGCTTAGACGCAGTTCTAGCGGCCACCTTAGGGAGCGTGGTGCTATCGGGCCTGGCTTCTGAATTTCGGCCTGTGGCGCTGTGGAATTTGACCCTGGTTTTGGGCTATGGCCTGCTGCTTTACCTAGGGCGACAAGCGCTGAACCAGGCGGTGTTAACCCGGCAGAAGATTTGGCTAGGTCTGGTGATCGTGGCTGCTGGAACCGCCGCTATAAGTCTCAGTCTGTGGCGGCCTGACCCGGCTATGTGGGCCGCAGGTAACTTTGCGACTGCCCTGCGAAACCCGCAGCCACTGGGTCATCACAACTTTGTTGGCGGCTATCTGGCCCTGGTACTGCCGCTGGTGGGGGCCTTTGCCCTGGCAGAAAGGGGTCGGTGGCGAGGACTGGGGGTGGGGGCAACGGTTCTAACTGGAGTAGCCCTTTACGTCAGCGGTTCTCGGGGGGCTGCTGGGGGCTGTTTGATCTGGGCAGTGGTAACGCTGGGCTGGGCCACGGTCACCGCGACGGGTCGAGATCGCTGGCGACGACTGGCCGTAGGGGGCAGCCTGCTGCTGCTGCTGCTGGCTGGGCTACTGACTAACCCTCGCGTGCAGAGTTGGTTTGCAGGGCTGCGGTTGGGACAGGCTGGGACGGCAGTTGCGATCGCAGATGGCCCCACACTAGATCGGGCTTTTATGCTGCGGCTGGGCCTGAACATTCTGCGAGATCGGCCTTTTCTGGGTGTGGGGCCGGGCGTTATGGGTCGGGTATCGAACCTGTATCGGCCGATTGAAACGGGCGAAGGGCTCGATCACATTCAGCAGCTCCACAACACGCCCATGCAGCTAGCCGGAGAGCTGGGGCTGCTGGGGCTGGCCCTGTACATTGCCTGGTGGGTGGTTGTAGGGCGGCTCTGGTGGCGACTGTACCGGCTGCCGCAGATGGCAGGGTATGAGCGCATTCTGCTTTACGGGATTGGCGGCAGCTTTTTGGCCTATGGCGTTGCCAGCCTCACTGACTACCAGCTAGAAAATATTGCGATCGCCAGCACCCTAACGCTAAATCTGCTGCTGCTGCTGTCCCTGGCCCAGAGAGCGCTGCCCTCGCCTCCAGAGCTGCCCCAACGGCAGCGGCGCATCGCTAGCTTAAGCGTTTTAGGCATTTTGGGTCTGATGATCTATACCTGGCTGCCCTTTGATCTGGCCCTGGCCTTTGGCCAGAGCGGCACCGAGGCCATGATCCAAACTCAGTTCACCCAGGCTGAGAACCGCTGGCTTAAAGCCAGCCAGCTAGCCCCTTGGGACCCCACTTTCAGCGCCCTGGCCAGCGAACGGCTGCTGGATCTAGTGGCAATAATGGGGCCTTCGATCAGCCAGTCCGCTTTTCAAGATAGCCTGTTGACCTTTAGCCAGCAGGCTGTTCAGGCGGCTCCCTACGATGTTTGGTTTAACCAAAACCTGGCCGTTCTCTACCAGAGCCAAGATCTGGCGGTTGCCGAGCAATTCGCCAGCCGCAGCGCTCAGCTACTGCCCCGTAATCGCAACTTCACCTACTGCCTGCTGGGCCAAATTTACGCAGCCCAAGGTCAGCTCGACCGGGCGGTGGCCGCCTTTACCCTGGAAGCGCTAGTGCGGCCCGCCTTTTTAACCTATCCCCTGTGGGCCGAGCCGGACCTAGAGGGCCTGTACCCAGCAGTTGTGCAGAGCACCCTCCTGGAATACGCTGCCCTGCTAGCACTGCCGCCCCAGTCGCCGCACTACAACAGCACCTATAGCCAGTGGGTGCTGCTTAGGTGGTGGTTGGGAGACTCCATCGCGGATGTCGATTTGAGCCGACTGCGGCCTCTGGTGCAGGCAGTTTTAATGGCCGAAAGCGATTTTGATGGAGCATTGGAGCAGGTAGAGGCAGCACTTGCCAGCGGCGATCCCGATCTTGGCCTGCCGCTATTAGCAGCCTGGCTAGAGCCCGATAAATACTTAGGATCCTACCTGCAGCAGGCCAACCTAGACCCTGACGAGGCCCAGCTAATCGAGCAGAACCTGCGGCAAAACCGCCGCTTGCGCGATTGGCTAACCGCTTTGGTTGGGCCACCACCGGCTCGCTACCGAGGGTCGCTAGCCTTTGCCTACCGCAACCGCTCTGCTAATCAGCTAGAACAAATGCTGCAACCCCTCGACTTACTGACCTACACCTTCATCGAAAAGCTAGACCTCTGGCCTGACTGGCCACGAGAATTTGCCGCTCTAGATCAACACATCGAACAGTTTAGAACCCGCACTCTGAACCTGCCCCACCCAACTCACAACGCCTTTCAACTCACCCCACTCCCCGAATTTCTGTCTCCCTAA
- a CDS encoding O-antigen ligase family protein gives MHSATPSPKLDRTSADGTLLGLLTAGFYALFTLLPGSNTLMVSWPWAFLWQVSLALPILWLLWQVGFKPLRQLALGSGLDWVAALMVVGLIVSTLAADFPQQARWYTWVALGGLAALYALNGWLNSPRRLLSLLQFQGGLALAFIALSLGLWISQIYLPELARLNTLRQYGVDLAFSFQFTSLRNWQPIGHQNYVAGYLVLVLPLLAALAWVSKGWQRWLWLAGTGLGLVNLYTTSSRGGWLALMGLAVGGFAIALLLSPLPRRVLWSIGAVGLGGMLIAIATNDRLSGVIRALLRGDVGGGELVYRLITNAVGWNMGIDRPLTGQGLGSAPLVYQQYRPYWAGREAELQYQLHSTPAQLWGELGIWGILVPIALVGVLSFQTFRWVRRSPATDQTLPPVLVWSLLGGLLAYGILSLTDYQVDNLCIAGAMLIYLAVLARTWQPQLSTQAASPGRINRWLVGLGLGTTLAMTLWLVPIHRAWSLSSDGFVALQRGDLDSFVRRLEQAHTLAPWEPYYAHQLGWNLGNLSYQSPDPGQSQALRRAGIEWFQRANAVAPYLEFGHSNLGWLLIGENQPQEATAAFAESSRLIPAKPGVFFGLGFSRLLAGNTDQAVEAMALEIVRNPMLISSSVWQVGQFAALAGPVLDRVETITTDLIADAPAGALKGYLHQVRGGTRWWQGDLAQANEDWQIGGSAASLALLALAQNQPVDLESLPPGSPEQLALQAWFTPAERRDLLAQAWVAQPEDLPQLDEVLPPEDILNELETTMNQSPSLEVWLKQNAPSWQPRSQRLGFGIISRHIDGPQPSDYLPRIENVPMVKFFDTVFPEAIYLPELDSALQPYRDELLNQVSSPG, from the coding sequence ATGCACTCTGCCACACCGTCTCCTAAACTAGACCGCACTTCTGCCGATGGCACCCTGCTCGGCCTCCTCACCGCAGGCTTTTACGCGCTGTTTACGTTGCTGCCGGGCAGCAATACCCTGATGGTGTCTTGGCCCTGGGCCTTTCTCTGGCAGGTCAGTTTGGCGCTGCCGATACTGTGGCTGCTGTGGCAGGTCGGCTTTAAGCCTTTGCGGCAGCTGGCGCTGGGTAGCGGGTTGGACTGGGTGGCGGCTCTGATGGTGGTTGGGCTGATCGTCTCGACCTTAGCTGCTGACTTTCCTCAGCAGGCCCGCTGGTACACCTGGGTGGCTCTGGGTGGGCTAGCTGCTCTCTATGCGCTTAACGGTTGGCTCAATTCTCCCCGGCGACTGCTGAGCCTGCTCCAGTTTCAGGGCGGACTGGCCCTGGCTTTTATCGCGCTGAGTCTGGGGCTTTGGATCAGCCAAATTTATCTGCCGGAGTTGGCCCGGCTCAATACACTGCGTCAATATGGTGTCGATTTAGCCTTCAGCTTTCAGTTCACCAGCCTACGCAACTGGCAGCCCATCGGCCACCAAAACTATGTCGCCGGATACCTGGTGCTGGTGCTGCCGCTACTGGCCGCTTTGGCCTGGGTCAGCAAGGGCTGGCAGCGGTGGCTCTGGTTGGCGGGCACTGGGCTAGGGCTGGTGAACCTCTATACCACCAGCTCTCGCGGCGGCTGGCTGGCCCTGATGGGGCTGGCGGTAGGGGGCTTTGCGATCGCACTTCTGCTCAGCCCCTTACCTCGACGAGTGCTCTGGTCAATCGGCGCAGTTGGGTTGGGAGGCATGTTGATTGCGATCGCAACCAACGATCGTCTCAGCGGAGTTATCCGGGCGCTGCTGCGGGGCGACGTGGGCGGTGGCGAACTGGTCTATCGGCTGATTACCAATGCCGTTGGCTGGAATATGGGCATTGACAGGCCATTGACAGGCCAGGGGTTGGGCAGTGCGCCTCTGGTATATCAGCAGTATCGGCCTTACTGGGCCGGTCGAGAAGCGGAGTTGCAATACCAGCTCCACAGCACTCCAGCCCAGCTTTGGGGAGAGTTGGGTATCTGGGGCATTTTGGTGCCCATTGCTTTAGTCGGCGTGCTGAGCTTCCAGACTTTCCGTTGGGTACGGCGATCTCCGGCGACTGACCAGACCCTACCGCCAGTGCTGGTCTGGAGCTTGCTAGGGGGTTTATTGGCCTACGGTATTCTCAGCCTCACTGACTACCAAGTTGACAATCTCTGCATTGCTGGGGCCATGCTGATTTATCTGGCTGTGCTGGCCCGCACCTGGCAGCCCCAGCTCTCTACTCAGGCCGCTTCTCCTGGGCGGATTAACCGCTGGCTGGTGGGCTTGGGGCTGGGTACAACCTTGGCTATGACCCTTTGGCTGGTGCCCATCCACCGGGCTTGGAGTCTCTCTAGCGATGGCTTTGTTGCTTTGCAGCGGGGCGACCTCGATAGCTTTGTGCGGCGGCTAGAGCAAGCCCACACCCTCGCTCCCTGGGAACCCTATTACGCTCACCAGCTGGGCTGGAACCTGGGCAACCTCAGCTACCAAAGCCCTGATCCTGGCCAGAGCCAGGCTCTGAGACGGGCTGGCATTGAGTGGTTTCAGCGGGCGAATGCTGTGGCTCCCTACCTGGAGTTTGGTCACTCTAACTTGGGCTGGCTGTTAATTGGCGAAAACCAGCCCCAGGAAGCCACGGCTGCCTTTGCCGAGTCTAGCCGTCTGATTCCCGCTAAACCAGGTGTGTTCTTTGGCTTGGGGTTCAGCCGTCTACTGGCGGGCAACACCGATCAGGCAGTAGAAGCGATGGCTTTGGAAATTGTCCGCAACCCAATGCTGATCAGCAGCTCAGTTTGGCAGGTAGGGCAATTTGCTGCTCTGGCTGGCCCTGTTCTAGATCGGGTAGAAACAATTACCACTGACCTCATTGCAGACGCGCCTGCCGGTGCCCTCAAGGGCTACCTGCACCAAGTTCGCGGTGGCACTCGCTGGTGGCAGGGCGACCTAGCCCAGGCCAACGAAGACTGGCAGATCGGCGGCAGTGCTGCCAGCCTTGCCCTGTTAGCTCTGGCCCAAAACCAGCCGGTTGACCTGGAAAGCCTCCCCCCCGGATCGCCTGAGCAGTTGGCCCTGCAAGCCTGGTTCACTCCCGCCGAGCGGCGCGATCTGCTGGCTCAGGCTTGGGTCGCCCAGCCCGAAGACTTGCCCCAGCTAGACGAAGTTCTGCCGCCAGAAGACATTCTTAACGAGCTGGAAACCACGATGAACCAGTCGCCCAGCCTAGAGGTGTGGCTAAAGCAAAATGCCCCTTCGTGGCAACCTCGCAGTCAGCGATTGGGGTTTGGCATCATCAGCCGCCATATCGACGGGCCGCAGCCGAGCGACTATCTGCCTCGGATTGAAAATGTGCCGATGGTGAAATTCTTTGACACGGTTTTTCCAGAGGCAATCTATCTGCCAGAACTGGATTCGGCTTTACAGCCTTACCGAGATGAGCTTTTGAACCAGGTGAGTAGCCCAGGATAG
- a CDS encoding helix-turn-helix transcriptional regulator — MPEQSAAPVSILKHRREELGLTQRDVAIAVDISVQTVSNWETGRYKEAKLTLPQVKALCRLLQWSVEDLPDDLGPVS, encoded by the coding sequence ATGCCTGAGCAAAGCGCTGCGCCAGTATCTATCCTCAAACACCGCCGTGAAGAACTGGGACTGACCCAGCGGGATGTGGCTATTGCAGTTGATATTTCAGTCCAAACTGTGAGCAACTGGGAGACAGGGCGTTATAAAGAGGCGAAATTAACATTGCCACAGGTTAAGGCCCTCTGCCGACTCCTGCAGTGGTCAGTTGAAGATTTACCAGATGATTTAGGGCCAGTCTCATAG